The Zingiber officinale cultivar Zhangliang chromosome 2A, Zo_v1.1, whole genome shotgun sequence genomic sequence tgaaaatatatttttcatacaccttggaaggtggttaacctacTTTAGCGaagatgctcaaggttgggcatttgaatataatggagactggatatcttcattattcaagtggtgtatgctcatggatgagtatttgatgacaatgaaagatatgagaccttcatttgactcgtgtgtgaatataccaagtggtatatgctcaaggatgagcgttaagaataatgaagggtatgaaaccttcgttattgtgttgtgaataacgagtgaagttgtaaacaacgttgagtaacacttcagggggagagtttttgatgtgtgccaatagggggagaatgtgtggttaagttagacattcattacctaaagagggagtttgccctctaggaaagggggagaatgaaggaaaccctcattcatacattggaatgaaggagagttgaggctatgagattagcctaacttaaaggtattgtcaaacatcaaaaagggagagattgttggtgcaatattccctaggtcaaggttgacctgttgactgagcttgaattggttcaagatcgagtcttgatgtttgggtttaaatgtttgacaatacatgtagacaacacatggagattgcaggtatgattgttcatgtggggagattgtgaagaagagtcaagtaggtcaaggttgactggatacttgactgaaaatcctagtgaatgaagctaggtgaaagtcctaactgggaggttaggcagagttgaaaatcctggtgagtgaagccaggtgaaagtcttagtgagtgaagctaggcagtaaggaaagtcttggtgagtgaagccaggtagaggagaagtcctagtgagtgaagctaggcagaagggaagtcctggtgagtgaagccaagcagaggagaagtcctagtgagtgaagttaggtagaagggaagtcctggtgagtgaagtcaggcacagaaaatccagatgggtcaaggttgaccagacatctggtggaagtccaagtgggccatggaggactggacacttggcacgaggagaaaagtccaagtgggtcaaagggattgaccggacacttggtgagagagtcctagcaggttaagggtagctggatgctaggcatgatgtacaaacaggtcatggttgaccggatgttggtttagaggactttggacttagttttgggcaaaaacaaggagctggatcgatcaactgatcgattgactcatgcccaattgatcagctgatcgattgggtgagtccccatgacaaaggcttccccaatcaatcaaccgatcgattggggagaattgCCGATCGCACAgaatgcctcccaatcgatcggccgatcgagtgggagcctccaattgatcggctgatcgattgggagctacgaTTTTTgagcgataagccttggatcgatcagccgatcgatccaggcgattcccaggagcacagaggcgctctagatcgattgaccgatcgatccaaagcctccccaatctattgggagcaatccaatcgattgggattcgaccgttggcgtcgtatttagctattGGCAAGAGTTTCTCTCAGTAGAACTCTCGGccttcatctccgatcttcacaacGACATCACaacttctccacagagttctcatcaccagatcttgaaggttcttggaggcatttccaagtcaagaggcggatctacagtaagaagaagctagggttagggtttcttgtgtaaactttcccttgtatttgcttctctttgtttcttgttgtattgagagcattgtatggcttctccgcctttggtagttactgtaaaggagagttttcatagtggagggtgcgtgagtgtgtggatccttggattagtcacctcttcttgaggtggatacaaagtaaatctctagtgttagcgttgaatgttgtttctttgtattttcgctgcatatcattgaagaaacaagcaacgaaaaaCACGAGGAGCACGAggatctattcaccccccctctagctacatttcggtcccaacagtatgtgaatcttgtctactaggtaagatgacaaagactccttttagtggacacAACAAAAGAGCTAATGATTTGTTATGACTTATATATATtgatgtatgtagccctttcaataaagcaactagaggaggctatcaatatttcattactttcactgatgattttagtggatacgactatgtgtatctgatgaggcacaagttagaatcctttaaaaaatttaaagaatgcaTGAATGAAGTACATAGCCAACTTGTTAAGGgtattaagatgcttcaatcagatcaaggtggggaataccttagccaagagtttcatgaccatctcattgagtttgagatcatatctcaacttactccacctggaacaccacagtggaatggtgtatcagaaaggagaaatcgtactttattagatatggtgcaatcgatgatgagtcaaacagaccTTCCTATTTCCTtctgggggcatgctctagagacaaccgctttcacacttaatcgTATTCTATCTAAGGCCGTTATAAAGagaccatatacgatatggactagaaagaatcccaagatgtctttcatgaaaatttggagttgtgaggcttacgtttgacgataagtctcagataaactaggacccaaatcagacaagtgtcattttgtaggatatcccaaggaaatgaagggatattatttttataatcccacacaagatAAATTGTTTGTTGTCAGaaatggtgtctttctagaaaggaaatttatttctagaaaaactaataggagtaaagttgatcttgaagaaattaaagatacacaaactagcaccgaagCTTTGATAGAAATTGAATATGTACCACAAGATATTGTGGATCATaattttgttacaccacaagaagttgtgaaACAACAACCTGTTTAAGTAgaacaagctctacgcagatctcaTAAAACTCGTCGTCAATCTAAGAGATATTCTTTTAtctgaccatggtgatgtagtgcttgttggtctcaacgagcctacatcttatgaagaagttgtacagggcccaaattctgagaaatggctaaaggtcataagatccgaaatggaatccatgtatactaaccgagtatggactttggttgatccacctgaaggaatcAAATcgattgggtgtaagtgggtcttcaaagtaaaaactgacatggatggaattATGCATACATATAAAGGTAGATTGATGGCTAACGGATTCAAGTAGATTCATAGTATAGACTATGACAAAATCTTTTCACCAGTAGCAATACTCAAGTCTATTCTGATCATATTTGCTATTATAgcttaccatgattatgagatctagcagatagatgttaaaactatatttcttaataaaaatatattcgaggatgtgtacatgacataacctaaAGGTTTTATAGATCCAAAGGATGCTGAAAATGTATGTATATTGcaaaggtccatttatggattaaaacaagttTCTAGAAGTTGGAATATTTGattcgatgatacaatcaaaatgtttggtttcataAAGAATTAAGATGAACCTTGTatctacaagagggttagtgggagcacagttatCTTTCTCATCTTGAATATCAATGACATACTTtttattggaaatgatatccctattcTTCAATCAGAGAAGAATTGGCTTAGAtaccactcattgcttatatatctaaagtagttttagatacattgccaacattacgagaatctattgggttacacacaaagaacatgttaatTTGGAGATgaatattttagtttgactaaaatactaaggaccttaagaataatgggttaatccaaagtgttggtgttaTTTTTttagtgattggcactagtgctagtgggagaatATTAGTATTACCCCTAAGAGCTAATTATAAGatgattagacttattgagttaatggttaatccaatatatacTAAAACCTAATTCATTAAGAAGATAATGTAGATGAATGGAGATTAATTGGTATCATTATTGGAAGAAGATCAAAAGGCAAAAACTCTTTGTATTCCTTGAAGAATATAAAAGGCCTTTGGAGTGAGGATTTTGATGGAtgactcttgatcttcttcttcttcctcctcttctagcTATGGCTGAACCTCCAAGAGTGGCTAGCACCACGAAGGTGGTTTCTCTCCgaattgtgagtttgtgagacaaactggagaacatgttcgtgtggataccatagaggcgcgaacaCTTGATCATgttgagatctgcatccaaagaaaagacTTCTAGTTCATGTTTATGTAACAAAGGTAGAACTCTCAATTCAATTAGTATACAGTTTCCTTCACATGGATCCTCTGGAAAGGATCTTGATAAATTCTGCTATGCTTGTATTGTTTTGCGCTCAAGATCCTAATAAGATCTATTGTGTCATCAAGAATCTCTATGGTTCCGCCTTCCTTCCAAAGTTTATAAGCATGCTTGAAGTTATAGTTCCAACATCCTAAAAGGTTTAAACTTGTATTTGTGTGATCGAAAATCGTTCAAAATTTCAAGTACTATCATGCCGAAACTGAATACatcatatttaaataaaaaaattccatCAACCAAATACTAGGGTGCCATATATCCACTATATTAGGGAATGTAAGCATTAGTCAGAACTTCAAAGCATATATAAGAACAATAACAACCAAGACTTCAAAGTATTTATGGTAGTAATAATAATTTGTTAAGTTGAATAACCTAGAATGTTCCAATTGGTCGTCTAGTTGCATTCTCATGCGTTTCATCTCCTTCAAATATTCTTGCTATCTCGGTGAATGACTCTCAAAATAGTCTTTATGGAGATAGAGTAGTCCTCGAGTAATCCCATTTATAATCTTAAGACGCACCCAAATTAGCAATGCACTCTTTGTTTTATATGGCACATGGTGTGATTAATATCTCATAAACATTATACAAATGCATGATAACTAATTTATGAAAACAATTAATGCAAGCAAATATACTAACAAAAAATGAAAGCATTCAAGATGATGAGTTGTTTATCTTCTTCAACATAGAATCCTAGAAGACAAACAAGATTTCTGCGCTATAACTTGGCAATTAGTGATAGGCTGACAGCTACTCATTTGACCCTTGTAAGGAGTATCTTGATAGTTTCTTGACAGCAATCTTTTGTCCATCTTGAAGCTCACCCTGACAAAGTCGAACATTTGAGATTTGTAGGTTTGGAAGAATCAGTAATTTATTTGTTGATACTTGAAATCCTACATTGTACACCACACCAATTCCACCTTCTCCAGGTTTGTTTTCATCGGAGAAATCATTTGTTGCAGCTTTTATTGTGAATAAATCATAGGAAGCCAGCACCCCCAATGTGGTGATCGAAGCTAGTACAAAGATGGCATGACACCATTGACTAGTATAAATCTTTAGTCCTGATATCTTTTTCAGAGAAGAGAAAGTGGAGAAATGTAGATCCCACCATAAACCTCTCAACAGTCGAGTAAATACATGAAGAGCTGATGACAATTGAAcagagggaaaaaaaaaataataataataatacaaacaATGAGAGCCTCTTCTTAATCTGAGCATGAGCAGTGAGTAAGGTCAGAATGAGCACACCTACTGTATCAGAGTCATACATGATTGGCATAGACTCTGATACATCATCATCAGACGTCCAATTTCTTGTTCAATGTGATTCTCCAAGTCATCTGTGAGAAAGAGCACCATGATTGACATTATTTTCTTCCAAATAAAGAATACTGACAAAGCCATCACCTTTCTCCACACTTGGGGGCTCCCATAGCGACTGGGTTCCCTTGTTTTGGAGTTCTGTTTCCCCTCCTCACCATTACAACTAGACAGCAATGTAGCAGAAATCCCAATATCAATGGAGTGGTTATCACCAACAcatgcttcttcttctttgatgatgatgatcCTACAGAAGAAAAACTTTTGGGGAATCATTAACTAAATCCAAACGGGAATTATGAACCCGTTTGGCCCATCCATCACATTCGCCACGCAGGAGCAATCACCCAAGCACAAGCGTTTGCACTCATCCATGCTCATCTCGCCTCGCGCCGTGGCCTTCTCGGGGTCAGGTAGTTTCACGTTCTGCACCTTCCAGACATGGTTTGACGAGCAATTCAAGGGCCTTTCCCTAACGCAGTCCGTCTGCTTCCGTTCTCAGCCCGCACAAACCCTAGCAATCAACTACAAGAGATGTCGTAGTAACCCTTGGAGCATTGTAGTTATCGCAATCGTCCTCTGGAAACGACCAAAAAAAATCTCCATTCTGCACTGTCCAAATTCCACCATACATAGCTCATCACTGCCAGAGATAGTAGTGACCAGTCCTCGTATTCGTATTCAGTCGTGCAGTAGATCTCATTTGTTAGACAATTTTATTCTCCGAGATACTGGGAATGTAGTATGAACGGAAATTACAATTGAAACAAGTCAGGCTTATACAATGAAATGGCTTGAGTTAATAATCTCAAATTATCGGCCTGGATAGATTAGGTTGAGCTGAGCTGTTGGGACATTGCTGGGCAATTGTCGAGTGCTCCTGAGTGCCAGCTTCCTGAGCTCGAGTAGGCCGCGGAATGCTGAGTCAGGAAGTTGAGAGCTGAGTCGGTCTATTTGCCAACTACCAAGCTCACTGAGCGCTCaattagggctgtaaatgaaccaagcgttcgtgaacaagcttagtGTTCGGCTTAGTAaaagtttgtttatgttcgttcaatatgcacaagattaactaaacaaacaagcttgaacagctcgttaagctaaacaaacaagcttgaacacatatgtgttcaactcgtttacgttcgtgaacaacgttcgtgaacaacgttcgtgaacaatgttcatgaacaatgttcatgaaccatattcagtaataaaattcttttcaatatactaaataaataataaaataaaataaataaatttaaattatcaagctcaataaccaatcaagcaactgaaagttttaaacaatcaaacaagcttgaattgagagctcgataacatctaaacaaaccaagctcgaaacaagctcaagccaaactcaagccaagctcgaaccaagctcaagccaagcttgaatttagagctcgataacatctaaacgaaccaagctcaagccaagcttcaaacaaactcaagctcatcaaaaataaaccaagccaaacttgaacactcatttcaaaagcttggttcattttaagctcggctcggctcggctcggttaccttatcaaacaagcttgaacaccccaaagctcgactcggctcggctcgtttacagccctacgCTCAATCATGTCTAATCCTTGAGTACTCCCAAATAACGCTGAGTGGATCCGTCGCCCGACTATTGAGCGGGAAGACATTGCTTTTGTGCCGATGCAGGAGAGCGATGTTGAGTCGGGAAACCCCGTGCCCGACTGCCGTGTGTCGCCCGTGCCCGACTGGGTCATTGTACCTAAAGTGATGCAAAGCTGAGAAGTTTCAAGATTACATGGGTCATCTATTACACATGATACAATGACAAATATATAATTGTAATATAACACTGGTTATTTGTGGCGAACTGAGCAAGTACCACAGTGTTATCACAGGAGGAATAAAGAAGAGGGGAACGATGATGGAAGGCTTGCGTTTGTTTTTCATTGTGTGTCTTTTGTTTGTTGTTGCAATCTCCTTATATGGGAAGCTAGACCCTTGATTTACTTGAGCAAATTCTACCACGACCGATCTAGTATTTGACATGTGCAGGTCGTACTTGTACACAAGTAATCTTTAGCTTGGTGCAATCTAGGCTATGTATTTAATTTGCACTCTTGCATAGGTGCACATGAGAAAGAGTTTCTGTCCTGTCAGGAAAGTCTATTGGCTAGTGTATGAGGTGTTGCTATAATAAGGTCTGGGGTTTAAATCTTGGCAAAGTCAAGATAAATGTTTCCCGTATGTGCTAgttactattccaaaggttagtagccgcccgtgatttaccttctttgCGTTAGTCCGGGGACGGATTGATGAGGACACTGGAGGCAAACGTATTCGTATTTTGCCATAACGTGAGAAAGAATCCCTACTCATATTTATGACACTTCAtaaataaatcttaatttttaaTGTAAGACTAAAATTTTATTACAATGAAATCTCATCCTTCTTCCTTGCCTTTTCATTTAACATATTAGTCGGACACAATGTGACGTTCACTTTTTTCATGACGGTGTTATTGATCATACTCGGAACGCCGATGAATCCTTGGTGGTTAGATGGGATTTTGACAGATCATTTCTGTGAATTGTTCGTGCGGATTTATGCATATATGTATACATAAATGCTGAGCTCCGTGTACATGTTTCACACGGTATTCATAGAAGCTAGTTTGTATGAATTGTTATTCTCGATGTCAATGCATTATCAGGACCTGAGGTAGGCAAGAAAAACATGTATACATAGTCAACAGGGAGAATTAATGATCATGTAGGCAGCTGCTGATCGGTGGCCTACATGATCATTATCATGCGACCACCGATCAGAGGTGCAGTATGGATCTAAAATATCGAGATAGTGGTTAGCATATGtggtgttgtcatcatgaggtctggggttcaaatctTGATAAAATCGatgtaaatgtctcccttatgtgctaatcattattccaaagactagtagctacccgtgatttacctcctccttgTTGGCCTTGGGAAGGATTGGCAAGGGCGTTGAggacgagcgtattcacctttttgcCACCAATATGGATCCAAAATGCGATATGGTGGTCGAAATATTATAACGGTACCTAGGCCGACATATCCCAACGGCTCACAGACTGGAACACAGTACGTAGGCCGGGTAATACCCGTAACTCACAACCCGAAACACAACGGCTCGATGGCTGGAACACAGTATACAGGGTATAACACAAATCATGGTGGCAGAGTGCAATAGCAGTGGCCCAAAGGCCGGATCAACGGTGGCTCAAGTGCCAGACCAACGTGCGCCAACATGGATAGAATATTGGATCGGCGTCGGAAGTGTATGACAACGCAGATCAAGGGCTGTCTACGACGATGGGACACTGCTGCGGCTCGGAGGCCGGCTGCGATCATGGGAACCGGATGTAGATCGAGGCTGATCTTGCTCTAACGTGGTTGGTCGGTGACTAATCGGGGCTGCCGGCGACGCCTAGAGAGAAGGTGGTGTGCGTTGGGCCTTGGCGTCGGCGTGGAGCTAGGAAATGCAGCTAGCCACGCTAGGCGGTGAAGCTGCATGCCCTGTGGAGCGATGGAGGCGGTGTCAGCAGCGGGAGGCATGGGCAGAGGCGTGCCTTCGGCTGTGGCAGAAGAAAACCAGCCTCCAGCGAGGCAACGACAGACGCCCAAGGCATCTGCGACGACGACATTCACAACAAGGGTCGCGTGACAGGCCTCGACAacggagaagaggaggaggtgcaCCCCTTCGTCTATGGCGGTAGTGTCGATGCTGCCAGCCATCCTTGTGCGTGGGCGTTAGGCGGTGGCGGCTCTGGCGTGAGAGAGCTGCGGTTTCTCGCGGGAGAGGGAGGCGCGATGCTCCTCCGGATGTATGACTCTGGCTACTGCCTCGACGAACGACGAAAGAGGGAGGGGGAGTGGAGAAACGGTCAGCGTCGACGAGGAGAGGCacctgagagagagagagaaggggagGAGAGCAATGGCAGGAGTGAGGGAGAGAGGTGGCGGTCGAAATCCAAACCCAGCACGCCATGAATAGTAGCACATAAACACCCAACCCTTCACCTACGAAAAGACCGAAATGCCCTCTTCTTTTCCATAGTTTCCTTTGGGCTCCACCAATATATTCGCGGGCGAGGCCACCTCCACTCGGCGTCCAATAACCTAATCATTTATCCACTACTAGTGACTTCCAAGGGCTTCCGGCCACCCGCTTCGAATTAAACTGTATTGATCCGATCATAATTATGAATGATCCATCTCTCATTAAAAAATAGAATCAGAAGATATGCTCTCGGCACGGATACCGCACTGTGAAGCACACCCTCGGTTAACTGAAAGAGATATACCGTGTTATTTCCTTGTATTAATTTTTCTATTCCGTGTGGACAAATCGTGAAAGCAGTCTGCCAATATGCAGTCAAACTCTCATTCAATCATTTCAAACAGAGACAAATTAGTTGACTGAAGAATTCCAGGTCTGTCACCATCTTCTAAAGGTGATAAATGTTATAACTTAGCTTGCCGCATCTCTGCACAGAGTACACAACAGTCAATTGCTGGTGCAGGCAACGCAAATCCATAAACTTCCATGGCGCGGATGCAGCTCTTTCTTCTACCGTTCCTGGAAATAGTTCTACTAGCAGGGGCATCCTTTCTACTTGGCCAATCCTCTCCAAGtatgtttaagaaagaaattttgtccagaattaaattaaattataaaaccgTAGGATTTCTGTCCATTTTTTTatctgtttatttatttatttatatgagGATCTCTGGAAAGTTTACCATAAAGCAATACTTTAATatccttcatttcaaattcaGGCTTATTAGAAGACACATGGTACCATAGGCCTAGAGTTATTAGGCCTCGTTAACACGTATATATATTGCCTAGTGAGATAAGAGTACATCTGTTTGGAAACCTGATAGATCGTCCTGTCTAATAAGAGAAATTGTAGGGCAATTTGATATCCATTTATATATAGCATAAGTCATACGTTTATGCAGGAGATATAATGATGGGGAATAGCTCACTTATCGATGGCCAGACATTAATCTCGGCGGGGAGCGTGTTCCAACTCGGTTTCTTCAGTCCAGTTAACGATTCTGGGACTTCATACATAGGAATTTGGTACTACAATCTCCCACCGAGAGAAAGCAAAGTAGTAGTTTGGGTCGCCAATAGGAACAAGTCTGTGGACACGTCCATGGCATCGTTGAACCTGACTTCCGACGGAAATCTCATCTTATTTGAGGAAGGAACAAAGGTTTGGTCAACGGGAAGACCCGCCGAACTTAATTCTGCACGCTTGCAGCTTTTAGACTCAGGAAACCTCGTGCTGACGGCCAGCAACTCTAGCAGAACTCTATGGCAGAGTTTCGACCATGGGTGTGACACTCTTCTCCCTGGCATGAAGACAGGATTCGACTTCCAGACTAACACTTCGTGGCAGTTCATGCCATGGACGAGTGCCACGGACCCTTCTCCGGGCAAGTACGTTTCCAAAATTGAGACATATAATGTTCCGGAATTTTATACGGTGAGTGTGAATGGATCCCTCAAACTCTTTCGCACTGGGCCATGGAACGGGCAATGGTTCTCCGGCCTTCCACAGATGGGGAGCAACATTGTGTTAACGCACTTAAACTTCACATACGTGTCCAACCAGAATGAGATCTACTACATGACTGAATATCAGACTCGATCGCCAGAGCTAATCCGGGCATTAGTGTTCACCAACGTATCCTACCAGAGTTGGTGTTTTGTTGAGGGAGAGTGGAGAATTATCTTGTCGTTTCCGAGCGACGACTGCGATTACTATAACCATTGTGGCCGCAACAGCGTTTGCACCAAGGGCTACTACTCAACCTCCTGTCGTTGCTTGGAAGGTTTTGTGGAGAACAAAAGCGTCGTCGGATGCGCGAGGAAGGAGCCCTTGCTTTGCTCGTCGAACCAATTTTCGAAGGAGCCGAGCGTGAAGGTGCCAGACACTGAGAACGCAACCTCAGGAGGCAACATTAGTCTGGATTCGTGCAAGAAATTGTGCTTGGATGATTGCTCCTGTGTAGCGTTTGCGGTGATCAATGGGCCTTATGGGTGCATAACTTGGCGCGGTGAGTTGTTGGATCTCAGAAGTTTTACCGACGGAGGAGACGATTTATACATTCGGCTTCCAGGTAGGTAGTCGAGTTATGCGTTCATGAAATTGTATGATCAGAGTAACATTATATTCAATAATCtattttccttctttttcttttcctgcaGGATCATCAACGTCAAACTTGAAGAAGCTCGTGTGGGCGATAGTCATTTCGGTGTTGCTGGGATTTCTTTTGCTGTGCAGTGTAGGTGTACTCGCTAGGAGGAGGAGAAACAGAGCATCGACCTGCAGATTGCAATTGCAGTTTCCAAATGTGCAGAAAGGTAGTGAATGATTCCTGCACAGTAGTTTATTTAACAATGCTATTAGTTTTTCAAAGTTATTTCAGATTTAAAAAGGATTAAGTCAAATTTTTTTagtatttctaagaaaaaaattatgGTAGAAGAATATTTTTTATAACTCATAATGCTATCCTTGTGTCAGATGTACTTCCTTCATATGATTTACGTACTATAAAAGCTGCAACGAATGATTTCTCCGATGAAAACAAACTTGGAGAGGGGGGATTTGGAGTTGTTTACAAGGTATAAGACGACTTTCAGtatcacaaaaaaaaattctagtctTTCAAACATGTAAAATGGAAGAAAATGGTACGTTTTGTTAGGGTCAATTGGAAGATGAACAGAATATTGCTgttaaaaaattatcaagatACTCCTCACATGGTCCAGATGAATTCCAGAATGAACTCTCACTGATAGCCAAGTTACAACATAGAAATCTTGTTCGTCTTCTAGGCTGCTGCATTGAAGGATATGAGCGACTTCTCATACTTGAATACATGGAAAATAAGAGCCTTGATGCATTCATTTATGGTCAGTATAGTTCCTTCATAAATGGTTAAAAATTAATCACAAAAACATTTTATCTAATCCTTATAAATTGGATCTCCAGATAAAGCTAAAAGTTCATTACTAAATTGGCAAAGGCGTTTCAATATTATAATTGGGATCGCTCGAGGACTTCTATACTTGCATCAAGACTCTAGATTGAGAGTCATTCATCGTGATCTTAAGCCTAGCAATATTCTCCTTGACAAGGATATGAATCCAAAGATTTCAGATTTTGGCATTGCAAGAATATTTGAAGGAGACAATGCTCTTGAGGATGCGACAACGAGACCGATTGGAACAATGTAAGTCTTTTAAATTCGGTTTACTTCATTTGAATAAATATATAAGGGAAGAAGAAGGTTAGAAGGAAAAGTAACAACTAAATAAAAACTAAGTGACCTTAATTGTTTCTCCATGTCATTCTAATATTTGTTCAATCCTGTAATATTTATAATGCTAACATTGAAGCTCTCAATTGTAGCGGTTATATGGCACCTGAGTACTTATCACGTGGagttttttcattcaagtcagaTGTATTTAGTTTCGGTGTGATAATACTAAAAATTATAAGTGGAAAGAAGAATAGAGTATTCAGTCAAACTGATACAAGCATAACTCTTTTAGAATATGTAAGTATTagtttcaatatatatatatatatatatatatatattctttcatCGATactatctaaaattttaaaatatgtttcCAAAATATTGTAGGTGTATAAACTTTGGAAGGAAGAAAGATCTTTAGAGATCGTTGACGACGCACTAAATCAATCATATCCAATGGAAGAAGTTCTACGTTGTATCCAGACAAGTCTTCTGTGTGTACAAGATAATAGTAAAGATAGACCCACAATGACAGAAGTGGTGACGATGTTAACAAGTGAGGACGAACTCCTAATTCCGATTATGCAACCTGTCAT encodes the following:
- the LOC122043931 gene encoding receptor-like serine/threonine-protein kinase SD1-7; translation: MARMQLFLLPFLEIVLLAGASFLLGQSSPRDIMMGNSSLIDGQTLISAGSVFQLGFFSPVNDSGTSYIGIWYYNLPPRESKVVVWVANRNKSVDTSMASLNLTSDGNLILFEEGTKVWSTGRPAELNSARLQLLDSGNLVLTASNSSRTLWQSFDHGCDTLLPGMKTGFDFQTNTSWQFMPWTSATDPSPGKYVSKIETYNVPEFYTVSVNGSLKLFRTGPWNGQWFSGLPQMGSNIVLTHLNFTYVSNQNEIYYMTEYQTRSPELIRALVFTNVSYQSWCFVEGEWRIILSFPSDDCDYYNHCGRNSVCTKGYYSTSCRCLEGFVENKSVVGCARKEPLLCSSNQFSKEPSVKVPDTENATSGGNISLDSCKKLCLDDCSCVAFAVINGPYGCITWRGELLDLRSFTDGGDDLYIRLPGSSTSNLKKLVWAIVISVLLGFLLLCSVGVLARRRRNRASTCRLQLQFPNVQKDVLPSYDLRTIKAATNDFSDENKLGEGGFGVVYKGQLEDEQNIAVKKLSRYSSHGPDEFQNELSLIAKLQHRNLVRLLGCCIEGYERLLILEYMENKSLDAFIYDKAKSSLLNWQRRFNIIIGIARGLLYLHQDSRLRVIHRDLKPSNILLDKDMNPKISDFGIARIFEGDNALEDATTRPIGTIGYMAPEYLSRGVFSFKSDVFSFGVIILKIISGKKNRVFSQTDTSITLLEYVYKLWKEERSLEIVDDALNQSYPMEEVLRCIQTSLLCVQDNSKDRPTMTEVVTMLTSEDELLIPIMQPVITSTSNEEDFTINEMSFTLIGR